One genomic segment of Suncus etruscus isolate mSunEtr1 chromosome 15, mSunEtr1.pri.cur, whole genome shotgun sequence includes these proteins:
- the LOC126030465 gene encoding olfactory receptor 2AE1-like — translation MRQSNQSSLADFILEGLFDDSLTHVFLFSLTMVVYLVSVSGNSLTILLICADPRLHTPMYFLLSQLSLMDLMHVTTTIPKMATNYLTGRKSISFVGCATQHFLYLSVGGAECILLTLMSYDRYVAICHPLHYAILMNKRVALMMAIMSWLGASTNSFIHTMILMHFPFCGSRKIQHFYCEFPAVVKLVCEDITIYEMTVYISTILLLLVPILLVSTSYGFILHSVIQMQSAGSKRNAFATCSSHLTVVSLWFGSCIFSYMRPRSQRTPLQDKIGSVFNSIITPTLNPLIYTLRNKDVAKALRKVLGRDTVIQ, via the coding sequence ATGAGGCAGAGCAATCAGTCCTCATTGGCCGACTTTATCTTGGAAGGGCTCTTTGATGACTCCTTAACtcatgtctttcttttctccttgacCATGGTGGTCTACCTTGTTTCTGTGAGTGGCAATTCCCTCACTATCCTCCTCATTTGTGCTGACCCACGGCTCCACACTCCCATGTACTTCCTGCTCAGTCAACTCTCCCTCATGGATCTGATGCATGTGACTACGACCATCCCCAAGATGGCTACCAACTACCTCACAGGCAGGAAGTCCATCTCCTTTGTGGGTTGTGCTACCCAGCACTTTCTCTACTTGTCAGTGGGAGGAGCTGAGTGTATTCTGTTGACTCTCATGTCCTATGACCGTTATGTTGCCATCTGTCATCCATTGCATTATGCTATTCTCATGAACAAGAGGGTGGCCCTGATGATGGCCATCATGTCATGGTTGGGAGCATCTACAAACTCCTTCATTCACACTATGATCTTGATGCATTTCCCTTTCTGTGGGTCTCGTAAAATCCAGCATTTCTATTGTGAGTTTCCAGCTGTTGTGAAATTGGTCTGTGAAGACATCACTATTTATGAGATGACAGTTTACATCAGCACCATTCTGCTTCTCCTTGTCCCTATTCTCCTGGTCTCTACATCCTATGGTTTCATCCTCCATAGTGTCATTCAGATGCAGTCTGCTGGGAGTAAGAGAAATGCTTTTGCCACTTGTAGCTCTCACCTTACTGTAGTTTCTCTGTGGTTTGGTTCCTGCATTTTCTCCTATATGAGACCCAGGTCCCAGCGCACTCCACTGCAAGATAAGATTGGTTCTGTGTTCAATAGTATCATTACTCCCACCCTGAATCCTCTGATTTATACTCTCCGCAATAAGGATGTAGCTAAGGCCCTAAGAAAAGTGTTGGGAAGAGATACTGTTATTCAATGA